The segment CATTTGCTCGAGCTGCTTGATGATCCTCTCTTGCCGATGTACAGAATGGTTTTGACTTAATTTGGCTTTTCCCTCTATTCGCTCGATATGGATTTTAAAAGCTTGAATTCCGCTTCTCATCTTGGAAAGCAACTTAGCATCGACCTCTGACAGCTGGTAACGGCTGTCCGGCGCTTCGTACTTTTCTACCATATCGTGCAGCGACCGCATGATTTCCCCTTCATCATGGATAAGCTCCACATTGCCATACACATGGACGACCACATAATTCGATGTCGGCACTGCTTGGTTCGTTTCATACCAGGAAGGAGAAATATAACAATGCGGACCGTGGAAAATCGCCAAGACCGTCTGACGTTGAATGTCGTTCCATTGCGGATTAGAACGGGCAAAATGGCCGTACAAACACGCTTTCTCCCGATCGAGCAGCAGCGGCAAATGGGTAGCAAACAGCTCCCCTTGATGCATCGACACCAAGGTGGCAAAACTGTTCTCCTTAATTACTTGATAGGCGACATCCACATCGTTGATGGCAAAATCCTTCGGAATATACATTAAATCCCCCCTTCACTTTTTCCAACTTAACAATCGAATCTTTACGATGTATCATATAACTAAATTTGACATAGAAAAAGGGACAATAACAAAAAAATAAACATGTCAGAGGGATGGACATGAAAACGATCATTTTTGCTCTACATGACCGCTTGCCTAAATACAAACAAATCTACGAAAAGTTAAAATCGATGATTGAACAAGGCGACATCCAGGCGAATGAACCACTTCCCTCGATCCGTCAACTTGCTGAATCGTTGAATGTGAGCCGCAACACCACCTTAATGGCCTACGAACAGCTTGTTGCTGAAGGATATATTCGTGCGGAAAAACGAAAAGGGTATTTTGTCAATGAGGTGGAACCACTTTTCATTCCAAAAATCCAGGTTTCCTTGCGCCAATCGAAAAATAAACCAACATCGACTGTTGTTGTCGATTTTCGTGCTGATGCAGTCGATGCTGCTCATTTCCCTCTTAAAGCATGGAGACGAATTTCGAATCAAGTCTTTACTTCAGCACACTGCTTTCGCTATGGAGACCCGTTCGGGGAATTATGTTTGCGCGAACAAATCTCTGTCTATCTTTTGGAATCCCGTGGAGTAAATGCAGAGCCAAATGCCATTATCATCGGGAGCAGCACTCAACAAATGCTCCTCTCTCTCGGTCATATTCTCAAAGAGGAATTCCAGAGCATCATCATCGAGGATCCCGGCTACGATGGTGCTAGGGAAGCGTTTCAGTTTCATCACTTCCGATTGGAGACAGTGCCCGTTTCCGAAACGAGCGTGGACCTTTCGTCACTGAGGGAGATGTCATCGCGGCTCATCTATGTCACCCCTTCGCATCAAAGCCCCATGGGAGTCAGCATGCCGATCCAGCAGCGATTCCTGCTCATCCAATGGGCCAACGAGGTGAATGGCTATATTATTGAGGATGATTATGACAGCGAATTTCGCTATACGCAAAAACCGTTTCCGGCTCTTGCCTCCATTGATTCGTCAAGAGTCATTTATCTGGGCAATTTCTCAAAATCGTTTCTGCCTGGGATTCGCTTAAGTTACATGGTGTTGCCGCCGTCGCTTTTGGACCGTTATCAGCAGCGGTTTCGCCTTTTCGAGAGCACCGCGTCCATCCTCAGCCAATTGGCGATGGCCAAATTTATGGAGGAGGGGGAATGGGGCCGCCATATTAAACGCATGCGCCTCGTGTATAGACGAAAAATGGAGCACTTAACATCACTGCTGCGAAAAGCATTTGGAGATATGATCTCGATTATTGGCGAACAGTCCGGTTTATACGTGTTAATCAAAGTTCAGTCGGATTGTACAGAAGAACAGTTGCTTCAGCGCGCCCTATCGTGTGGGGTAAAAGTGTATCCCACTTCGCGCTATTTTGTGAACCAACAGCCGGACCAACCCATGATCAAGATCGGTTTTAGCGGCTTGTCGCTCGAGGATATTGAGCTTGGAGTAAAACTGCTCAAAAAAGCATGGTGTTGACGATGACTTCAAGGAAAACGACCCTCTTTTTACACAAGCTCCCGGAGTCCCTGTCTTGGCGTGTATTTTTGATCGGTTTCTAATGTCACGTTAATTTTAAATATTTACTTTTTTTCTTTTTTTGTATAATGCAATTAAATACAGGAAAAGAAAGGGTAGAAAAAAATGATCACCGTGCAAGACGTAAACAAAATCTATCCGCCAAACCGCCAAGTATTACATGATGTCTCTCTCGAACTGGTTGAAGGGGATCGGCTTATTCTGTTAGGGTCGAATGGAGCCGGAAAAACTACTTTAATAAGGTGCATCATCGGGCTTACCGCACCAGACAGCGGCAGCATCTATGTCAATGGAGTAGATGTTGTCCGCCATCCAGATGAAGCGCGCGAGTCGATTGCGGTCGTATTTGAAGAAGCTGACAACTCCTATTCTTATTTAACTGTTTTGGAAAATCTCTTATACTTCGGCTTGCTGAACAAATGGAGTCGTGCTGAAGCAAAACGAAGAGCCGAACGAATGATGGCCGTGTTGAATCTAACCCCATACGCTGAGCGTCTTACCCAAACCCTTTCACGTGGGATGAAACAAAAACTGGCATTTGCGATCGCCTTAATGAAAGGAGCGCCGTTTTTGTTCCTTGATGAGCCAACTCTTGGCCTTGATGTTGAGTCGCAACATCATATCCGAACCATGTTAACGGAAGAAAACCAATGGTGGAAAGCCGTTCTCATCACCACCCACGACATTCCTTTTGCCCACGCCGTTGGAAATAAGTTTGTCTTTATTCAAGGCGGAAAAATCGTTTGGAGCGGCACGAAAGAACATTTTTCAACTCCAGCCGACCTTGAAACTCATTTTTTGGCCGCTATTCGTTCCAACCTATCCATCTAAGGAGGTGAGTCGGTTGTCCCCGCAAATTTTGAATGTAGTATTGGCTTCCTTTTTGAAAAAAAGGGCAGAGTATCGTCGGTATTGGTTCGATTTTACCGTTGGGCTTATCATTAAATTTATCTTTTTTCTCGGTACGCTGTACGCAAGCCCGATACAAACCGGAAAGGAAGCGACGCTCAAACTGTTCGGTTTCAGCCTTTGGTACTTAAGCGCTCATTTGATCTCAAAGCTCGGCAACACGGTGATCGAGGAAGCGTATCTCGGCACGGCAGAGCAGGTACTTTCCACCAAGACTCCCCCATGGCAAGTTTTAATGGGCGTAGTGATCGCGGAAATCGCATTATCATCCGTGTGGGTAGTGCTCTTTTTCATCTGTGCAGCTTTGATGATTGGATTTTCCGAAATTCTCTCGGGAATCGTATCCATGATAACGGAGATCGTCGTATTTGGCGGCGTAAGCCTAATCGGGATGACGGGAATCGGTGTGTTCATTTTAGGACTGTCCCTTCGCTTAAAACAAGTCGGAGCCGTTACCGAGGTGCTGCTTTATTATTTATTGATCTTCTCAGGATTTTTTCTATCTTCGAATGTATTGCCGACAGCGTTTCATATTCTCAACTACTTTTCTCCCCTTTCTTGGGCCGTGCAAGGAGTGAATGAAGGATGGCCCGTATTCTTTCCTGCTCTCGGCATCTCGCTATTATGGCTGGCCATG is part of the [Flavobacterium] thermophilum genome and harbors:
- the paiB gene encoding Protease synthase and sporulation protein PAI 2; this encodes MYIPKDFAINDVDVAYQVIKENSFATLVSMHQGELFATHLPLLLDREKACLYGHFARSNPQWNDIQRQTVLAIFHGPHCYISPSWYETNQAVPTSNYVVVHVYGNVELIHDEGEIMRSLHDMVEKYEAPDSRYQLSEVDAKLLSKMRSGIQAFKIHIERIEGKAKLSQNHSVHRQERIIKQLEQMPFENEKRIASLMKKQQQ
- the gabR gene encoding HTH-type transcriptional regulatory protein gabR, yielding MKTIIFALHDRLPKYKQIYEKLKSMIEQGDIQANEPLPSIRQLAESLNVSRNTTLMAYEQLVAEGYIRAEKRKGYFVNEVEPLFIPKIQVSLRQSKNKPTSTVVVDFRADAVDAAHFPLKAWRRISNQVFTSAHCFRYGDPFGELCLREQISVYLLESRGVNAEPNAIIIGSSTQQMLLSLGHILKEEFQSIIIEDPGYDGAREAFQFHHFRLETVPVSETSVDLSSLREMSSRLIYVTPSHQSPMGVSMPIQQRFLLIQWANEVNGYIIEDDYDSEFRYTQKPFPALASIDSSRVIYLGNFSKSFLPGIRLSYMVLPPSLLDRYQQRFRLFESTASILSQLAMAKFMEEGEWGRHIKRMRLVYRRKMEHLTSLLRKAFGDMISIIGEQSGLYVLIKVQSDCTEEQLLQRALSCGVKVYPTSRYFVNQQPDQPMIKIGFSGLSLEDIELGVKLLKKAWC
- the glnQ_2 gene encoding Glutamine transport ATP-binding protein GlnQ; protein product: MITVQDVNKIYPPNRQVLHDVSLELVEGDRLILLGSNGAGKTTLIRCIIGLTAPDSGSIYVNGVDVVRHPDEARESIAVVFEEADNSYSYLTVLENLLYFGLLNKWSRAEAKRRAERMMAVLNLTPYAERLTQTLSRGMKQKLAFAIALMKGAPFLFLDEPTLGLDVESQHHIRTMLTEENQWWKAVLITTHDIPFAHAVGNKFVFIQGGKIVWSGTKEHFSTPADLETHFLAAIRSNLSI
- a CDS encoding pigment precursor permease, with product MSPQILNVVLASFLKKRAEYRRYWFDFTVGLIIKFIFFLGTLYASPIQTGKEATLKLFGFSLWYLSAHLISKLGNTVIEEAYLGTAEQVLSTKTPPWQVLMGVVIAEIALSSVWVVLFFICAALMIGFSEILSGIVSMITEIVVFGGVSLIGMTGIGVFILGLSLRLKQVGAVTEVLLYYLLIFSGFFLSSNVLPTAFHILNYFSPLSWAVQGVNEGWPVFFPALGISLLWLAMGSLVLKQQWHWARKNGKIGSYV